The Candidatus Limnocylindrales bacterium genome includes the window ATAGGTTTGAATAACGGCCTGGGCAATAGCCGTTTTATGACTGACCTTAGCAGGAGGATAACCGGCCAGGGGCTTTATAAGGATATCCTTATAACCTCGCCGATCCAAATGGGCTCTGAGCTTGCTCATGACCTCACTAACGGTCATTTTAGGGACCAGGCGAATATCTGCGGTACAGGCAACTTTATGGGGAAGGACGGTTTTGGAACCTGCACCGATATGACCTCCATAAATGCCTTGAATATTCAGGGTAGGACTGTAAAGAAACCTGATGAGCAAATCCCGTCCCTGGAGGTCGTCGATCCAATGATCGATTTTAAACATGCGCTGCCAGACTTCCGGATTGAAGGTTTTTTCCAATTGATCGATGAGTTCCAGATCTTCCTCCGAGGGAGGAAGAACATTATCATAGAAGCCTTCTATTTGTACGGTATTTCCATCTTCGGAAGTCAAGGAAGCCAGGGCATGAATAAAGCGCCAGATAGGACTATCCGCGGCAGCTTTCATGCTACTATGTACATCAAACTCCTTGGGACCCCGGCCCCAGAGACTGCCCGAGCATTCCAACTCAAATTCGAAAATTCCCTTGGCGCCCATTGCCATTCGAATACTCCCGTCAATTTGCTGGGAAGGGCCTGTATTGAGGACCGCATCGGCCCGACGCAATCGATCCTGATATTGACGGATAAACTGCTCTAAATGAGGACTTCCCAGTTCTTCCTCTCCTTCCGCCGTAAACATGATATTCACCGGTAGTTTTCCCTCAACGGCGATGATGGATTCCAGGGCATTGAGCCACATCCGATACCCTCCTTTACTGTTAAAAGCTCCTCGGGCTATGACCACCTTTTTAAAAGGTGGTTTTTCCACCAACGTCGCATCAAAGGGCGGGAAAGTCCAAACCTCTCCGGCTACCGGCTGAACATCGTACATACAATAGTTGATCAGTGTTTTAGGAGCTCCCACATCATAGTGGGCCCAAATACAGGGATGACCCTCTGTTTCCACCAGCTCAACTTCTCGACATCCCAGCTTGCGATAATACTCCATAAGGAGATCTGCACACTCTCGAATTCCCTTGTTTTCCGTACTAATACTGGGCTGACGCAGATATTCCTGCACCTTAGCAATGTGCTCCGATTTATGATCTTCTATATACCGATAGATTTTTTCAAGATCTGGCATCGCACAAAGACCCATGAACCAATAACCATTAATCCATAGCCATGAACAACTAATTAATCAGCCTCTACAGCCATACCCCATCTACTCAGGGTTCATGACTCGACTAATTTCCTTACGTAAACTTTATACTCCCCTTCGACCTCCTCTTCGATTCCTAAAAATTCATGACCGGTACTCTTACACCAATTGGGCATATCTACTTTAATCCCTTCATCATCGGAAAGAACTTCCAGAATCTGTCCCACCTGCATACTCTTAAATTTTTTTGCCGTTTTGATGATGGGAATAGGACACAGGAGGCCTAACGTATCCAGCGTAGCATCTGCCTGCATAACTCTGTCTGTTGTTCGTAATCTGTCGTCCGTTGACGAAGATCCAGGTCTGTAAAACGTTTCCCATAGACCGGACCCCTATTCCCCTGCACAGCCAACCGTGCTCCTACAAACCCAGGGACAACGGACGGATCAGATACGAAACTCCTCCAGTTCTTGTCCGATAATCGGGTGAACCTCTACGATTCCCTCTGTAGCGTTTCTGCGGTATTGAACCCGAACGGTTTCGGCGGTTTTTCCATCACTATGTCCGGCTGTAATTCCGGCGATGAGTTCTATATCTTCCGGTAATACTTCCCCGTCTGTAACGGTTAAAGGACCTTTATAGTCCAAAGTTTCAAAAAACCAGTGGTCACCTTTTTTACAGAAGTTCGCAAGGAATTTATTTTCGGCTTCATCACGACCTACAATCACCTTCAGATCTTCGGATAATCGAAAATGCCGTCCTACCTTTGCCAAAATAAAGTCGTCCATGACGATCCGCTCTTTTCCCTTGTAGGTAATCAAATCCCGCAACTTCCTGGCATAATTCTGATCGGTTAGAAAACAACATCCTCCCGACGGTTGTGGATATTCTTCAATACCAAACTCGGCAGCAAGTTGCATCTGAACCTGGCGGGACCGTCCCTGAATGTCA containing:
- a CDS encoding M20/M25/M40 family metallo-hydrolase — protein: MPDLEKIYRYIEDHKSEHIAKVQEYLRQPSISTENKGIRECADLLMEYYRKLGCREVELVETEGHPCIWAHYDVGAPKTLINYCMYDVQPVAGEVWTFPPFDATLVEKPPFKKVVIARGAFNSKGGYRMWLNALESIIAVEGKLPVNIMFTAEGEEELGSPHLEQFIRQYQDRLRRADAVLNTGPSQQIDGSIRMAMGAKGIFEFELECSGSLWGRGPKEFDVHSSMKAAADSPIWRFIHALASLTSEDGNTVQIEGFYDNVLPPSEEDLELIDQLEKTFNPEVWQRMFKIDHWIDDLQGRDLLIRFLYSPTLNIQGIYGGHIGAGSKTVLPHKVACTADIRLVPKMTVSEVMSKLRAHLDRRGYKDILIKPLAGYPPAKVSHKTAIAQAVIQTYRKNGIEPQIWPISGGSWPMYLYCGNPINLPYCSGGLGHGGNAHSPDEYLVIEGDGKVAGIVEAEKSYVDILYTYAGSS
- a CDS encoding sulfurtransferase TusA family protein, with amino-acid sequence MQADATLDTLGLLCPIPIIKTAKKFKSMQVGQILEVLSDDEGIKVDMPNWCKSTGHEFLGIEEEVEGEYKVYVRKLVES